One genomic region from Pseudomonas hormoni encodes:
- a CDS encoding tripartite tricarboxylate transporter permease has protein sequence MDTLGYLSHGFGVALTPYNLVTALSGTLIGTVVGLLPGLGPINGVALLIPIAFALGLPPESALILLAAVYLGCEYGGRISSILLNIPGEASTVMTTLDGYPMARQGMAGVALSLSAWSSFIGAFIATCGMVVFAPILAKWAIAFGPAEYFVLMVFAIVCLGGMAGDRPLKTFIAALIGLFLSTVGIDANSGVYRFTGDNIHLTDGIQFVVLVLGLFSISEILLLLEKTHRGQEAFQATGRMMFNFKEAASVFWVNMRCGVLGFIMGVLPGAGATLASAVAYMTEKRIAGPSGKFGQGDKRGLAAPETAIGAEACGALVPMLTLGVPGSGTTAVMIGALSLYNITPGPLLFQQQPDIVWGLIASLFVANIMLVILNIPMIRIFTRILAVPNWALVPMIAIITAIGVFAVHATTFDLFLMIGIGIFGYILRKLDFPLSPVLLGFILGGLMEQNLRRALSISNGSLEILWSSGITMGVWALIAVMLLVPILRIWRKRSVARRVVADV, from the coding sequence ATGGATACGCTTGGTTACTTGAGTCATGGCTTCGGCGTCGCGTTGACCCCTTACAACCTGGTCACCGCACTCAGCGGCACGCTGATCGGCACCGTCGTCGGCCTGCTGCCCGGCCTCGGTCCGATCAACGGCGTGGCGTTGCTGATCCCGATCGCGTTCGCCCTCGGCCTGCCGCCGGAATCAGCGTTGATCCTGCTGGCCGCGGTATACCTGGGTTGCGAGTACGGCGGCCGGATCAGTTCGATTCTGCTGAACATTCCGGGCGAAGCGTCCACCGTCATGACCACCCTCGACGGCTATCCGATGGCCCGACAAGGCATGGCGGGTGTTGCGCTGTCACTCTCGGCGTGGAGTTCGTTCATCGGTGCCTTTATTGCGACCTGCGGGATGGTGGTGTTCGCACCGATCCTGGCGAAATGGGCGATTGCCTTCGGTCCGGCGGAATATTTCGTACTGATGGTGTTTGCGATTGTCTGTCTCGGCGGCATGGCCGGCGACCGACCACTGAAGACTTTCATCGCTGCGTTGATCGGCCTGTTCCTGTCGACCGTCGGCATCGACGCCAACAGTGGTGTCTACCGTTTCACCGGCGACAACATCCACCTCACCGACGGCATTCAGTTCGTGGTGCTGGTGCTGGGCCTGTTCTCCATCAGCGAAATCCTGTTGCTGCTGGAAAAAACCCACCGGGGTCAGGAGGCGTTCCAGGCCACCGGCCGCATGATGTTCAACTTCAAGGAAGCCGCTTCGGTGTTCTGGGTGAACATGCGTTGCGGTGTACTCGGGTTCATCATGGGCGTGCTGCCCGGTGCCGGCGCGACACTTGCCAGCGCCGTTGCCTACATGACCGAGAAACGTATCGCCGGCCCAAGTGGAAAATTCGGACAGGGCGACAAACGTGGCCTGGCCGCGCCGGAAACCGCCATCGGTGCTGAAGCCTGCGGCGCGCTGGTGCCGATGTTGACGCTCGGCGTTCCCGGTTCGGGCACCACGGCGGTGATGATCGGTGCCTTGTCGCTGTACAACATCACGCCAGGCCCGCTGCTGTTTCAACAGCAACCGGACATCGTCTGGGGCCTGATCGCTTCGTTGTTTGTCGCCAACATCATGCTGGTGATCCTCAACATTCCGATGATCCGCATCTTCACCCGCATCCTCGCCGTGCCGAACTGGGCGCTGGTGCCGATGATCGCGATCATTACCGCCATCGGCGTATTCGCGGTGCATGCCACCACCTTCGATCTGTTCCTGATGATCGGCATCGGCATCTTCGGCTACATTCTGCGCAAGCTGGATTTCCCGTTGTCGCCTGTTCTGCTGGGCTTCATTCTCGGAGGTTTGATGGAACAGAATCTGCGCCGGGCACTGTCGATCTCCAACGGTTCGCTGGAGATTCTCTGGTCGAGCGGGATCACCATGGGTGTCTGGGCGTTGATTGCTGTGATGCTGCTGGTGCCGATCCTGCGAATCTGGCGCAAACGTTCGGTCGCTCGTCGCGTTGTCGCCGATGTCTGA
- a CDS encoding Bug family tripartite tricarboxylate transporter substrate binding protein, which yields MNRSLRRFALAASCMLFAGQLMAEPKRPECIAPASPGGGFDLTCKLAQSALVNEKLLTKPMRVTYMPGGVGAVAYNAVVAQRPADAGTLVAWSSGSLLNLAQGKFGRFDETNVRWLAAVGTSYGAIAVKSDSPYKNLDDLVQALKKDPSKVVIGSGGTVGSQDWMQTALIAKAAGINPRDLRYVALEGGGEIATALLGGHIQVGSTDISDSMPHIQSGDMRLLAVFSEKRLDEPEMKDIPTAKEQGYDIVWPVVRGFYLGPKVSDEDYAWWKDSFDKLLASPEFAKLRDQRELFPFAMTGPELDTYVKKQVADYKVLAKEFGLIQ from the coding sequence ATGAATCGATCACTGCGCCGTTTCGCCCTCGCCGCCAGCTGCATGCTGTTTGCCGGCCAACTGATGGCCGAGCCGAAACGCCCGGAATGCATCGCCCCGGCCTCACCTGGCGGCGGTTTCGACCTGACCTGCAAACTGGCGCAGAGCGCGCTGGTCAACGAAAAGCTGCTGACCAAACCGATGCGCGTGACCTACATGCCCGGCGGTGTCGGCGCGGTGGCGTACAACGCGGTGGTCGCTCAACGTCCGGCGGATGCCGGCACGCTCGTAGCGTGGTCCAGCGGTTCGTTGCTGAACCTGGCCCAGGGCAAGTTCGGTCGCTTCGATGAAACCAACGTGCGCTGGCTGGCCGCCGTCGGCACCAGCTACGGCGCCATCGCGGTGAAAAGCGATTCACCTTACAAGAATCTCGACGACCTCGTTCAGGCCCTGAAGAAAGATCCGAGCAAAGTGGTGATCGGTTCCGGCGGCACCGTCGGCAGCCAGGACTGGATGCAAACCGCGCTGATCGCCAAGGCCGCCGGAATCAACCCGCGCGACCTGCGTTACGTCGCCCTCGAAGGCGGCGGTGAAATCGCCACCGCCCTGCTCGGCGGTCATATCCAGGTCGGCAGCACCGACATCTCCGACTCCATGCCGCACATCCAGAGCGGCGACATGCGCCTGCTGGCGGTGTTCTCCGAGAAACGCCTGGACGAGCCGGAAATGAAAGACATTCCGACCGCCAAAGAACAAGGCTACGACATCGTCTGGCCAGTGGTTCGCGGCTTCTACCTCGGGCCAAAAGTCAGCGATGAAGACTACGCCTGGTGGAAAGACTCCTTTGACAAACTGCTGGCGTCACCTGAATTCGCCAAGCTGCGCGATCAGCGTGAACTGTTCCCGTTCGCCATGACCGGCCCGGAGCTGGACACCTACGTGAAGAAGCAGGTCGCGGACTACAAAGTGCTGGCCAAAGAGTTCGGCCTGATTCAGTGA
- a CDS encoding tripartite tricarboxylate transporter TctB family protein, with translation MLLQRIFASVLLLACVSLVLMALPYQAPFSYEPIGPRAFPLLMLGLMGLGLVYMVYRPSPIKHTDEDPPMDRETLTKISLCVLLLLVFAGLFEPLGFILSSMLIGIPMARLYGGRWLPGAVIISLMSIGLYLLFDKVMDVPLPLGLLDVLEN, from the coding sequence ATGCTCTTACAACGCATTTTTGCTTCGGTGCTGTTGCTGGCCTGTGTCAGCCTGGTGCTGATGGCCTTGCCCTACCAGGCGCCTTTTTCCTACGAACCGATCGGACCACGGGCCTTTCCCCTGTTGATGTTGGGCCTGATGGGCCTGGGACTGGTTTACATGGTGTATCGCCCTTCGCCGATCAAACACACCGATGAAGATCCGCCGATGGATCGCGAAACCCTGACCAAGATTAGCCTCTGCGTATTGCTGCTTCTGGTCTTCGCCGGGTTGTTCGAACCTCTGGGATTCATCCTCAGCAGCATGCTGATCGGTATACCGATGGCGCGCCTTTACGGCGGACGCTGGTTGCCGGGCGCGGTGATCATCAGCCTGATGAGTATCGGTCTGTACCTGCTGTTCGACAAAGTCATGGACGTGCCACTGCCTCTGGGCCTGCTCGACGTTCTGGAGAACTGA
- a CDS encoding response regulator, whose translation MRVLLVEDHLQLADSVAQALKSTGLTVDVLHDGVAADLALSSEEYAMAILDVGLPRMDGFEVLARLRARGKNLPVLMLTARSDVKDRVHGLNLGADDYLAKPFELTELEARVKALLRRSVLGGERQQTCGVLAYDLDTRRFTLGEELLTLTSREQAVLEALIARPGRVMSKEQLAAQVFGLDEEASPDAIEIYVHRLRKKLDGQPVAIVTFRGLGYLLESRDA comes from the coding sequence ATGCGTGTTCTGCTCGTCGAAGACCATCTGCAACTCGCCGACAGTGTCGCCCAGGCGCTCAAGAGCACCGGGCTGACCGTGGATGTGCTGCATGACGGTGTGGCCGCCGACCTGGCGTTGAGCAGTGAGGAATACGCCATGGCGATCCTCGACGTCGGCCTGCCGCGCATGGATGGTTTCGAAGTGCTGGCGCGCCTGAGGGCCAGGGGCAAGAACCTGCCGGTACTGATGCTGACGGCGCGCAGCGACGTCAAGGACCGGGTCCATGGCCTGAACCTTGGCGCTGACGATTACCTGGCCAAGCCTTTCGAACTGACCGAACTCGAAGCCCGGGTCAAAGCCTTGCTGCGCCGCAGTGTGCTCGGCGGCGAACGCCAGCAGACCTGCGGCGTGCTGGCTTACGATCTGGACACCCGGCGCTTCACACTCGGCGAAGAATTGCTGACCCTGACCTCTCGCGAACAAGCGGTGCTCGAAGCCCTGATCGCCCGTCCTGGTCGGGTGATGAGCAAGGAGCAACTGGCTGCCCAGGTGTTCGGTCTGGACGAAGAAGCCAGCCCCGACGCCATCGAAATCTACGTCCACCGCTTGCGCAAGAAGCTCGACGGCCAACCGGTTGCCATCGTGACCTTCCGTGGTCTCGGCTACTTGCTGGAAAGCCGTGATGCATAA